A single window of Colletes latitarsis isolate SP2378_abdomen chromosome 4, iyColLati1, whole genome shotgun sequence DNA harbors:
- the Vamp7 gene encoding vesicle-associated membrane protein 7: protein MPILYSVVARGQTVLAKHATCVGNFEEVTETILAKIPPHNDMLTYSQGAYLYHYICYNNIIYMCITDNEFQKTRAFMYLTEIKKMFLTIYGDGAQTAVAYAMNTEFSEVLDNQMKYYHESNKNIDMLSKVHGDIDELKDIMVTNIDTLKMRGERLDLLVCKTENLSANSVTFRKTSRNLARSLFWKNVKIYVIIGTILIVVIYVMVSISCGGLAWQKCVGN, encoded by the exons ATGCCCATTTTATATTCTGTGGTGGCCAGAGGGCAAACTGTACTCGCAAAACATGCTACCTGCGTTGGAAACTTTGAAGAAGTGACCGAAACAATTTTGGCCAAAATTCCTCCGCACAATGACATGTTGACGTACTCGCAGGGAGCGTATTTATATCATTACATTTgttacaataatattatttatatgtgCATAACGGATAAT GAGTTCCAAAAGACCAGGGCATTTATGTATcttacagaaattaaaaaaatgtttctaaCTATTTACGGCGATGGCGCCCAAACTGCAGTTGCATACGCGATGAATACAGAGTTTAGCGAAGTATTGGACAATCAAATG AAATATTATCACGAGTCGAATAAAAACATCGACATGTTGTCCAAAGTTCATGGCGATATAGACGAATTGAAAGATATAATGGTAACAAACATCGATACCTTAAAAATGCGCGGCGAACGATTAGACCTTCTTGTATGTAAGACGGAAAATTTATCTGCTAAT TCTGTTACGTTTAGGAAAACCAGCAGAAATTTAGCGCGCTCGTTATTTTGGAAGAACgtcaaaatttatgtaattatcGGAACTATCCTTATC GTTGTAATATACGTTATGGTATCCATATCTTGCGGAGGTCTCGCATGGCAAAAATGCGTTGGAAATTAA